The following proteins are co-located in the Rattus norvegicus strain BN/NHsdMcwi chromosome 19, GRCr8, whole genome shotgun sequence genome:
- the Nob1 gene encoding RNA-binding protein NOB1, with protein sequence MAPVEHVVADAGAFLRDAPLQDIGKNIYTIREVVREIRDKATRRRLAVLPYELRFKEPFPEYVRLVTEFSKKTGDYPSLSATDIQVLALTYQLEAEFVGVSHLKKEPEKVKVSSSIQHPETPLHISGFHLPSKSKALQETVDHGPPADGSENLEFSSFMFWRNPLPNIDHELQQLLIDGREEEEEEEEEEEEEDELEDSDDDGGGWITPSNIKQIQHESEQCDIPKDVQVGCVTTDFAMQNVLLQMGLHVLAVNGMLVREARSYILRCHGCFKTTSDMNRVFCGHCGNKTLKKVSVTINDDGTLHMHFSRNPKVLNPRGLRYSLPTPKGGKYAVNPHLTEDQRFPQLRLSHKARQKTNVFAPDYIAGVSPFAENDISSRSAILQVRDSMLGAGRRRLNPNASRKKFVKKR encoded by the exons ATGGCGCCTGTGGAGCACGTTGTGGCTGACGCCGGAGCTTTCTTGAGGGATGCGCCTCTACAG GACATCGGAAAAAACATCTACACCATCCGGGAGGTGGTGAGAGAGATTCGCGACAAGGCCACACGCAGGCGGCTGGCAGTGCTGCCCTACGAGCTGCGGTTCAAGGAACCCTTCCCGGAGTACGTGAGGCTAG TAACTGAGTTTTCCAAGAAAACTGGGGACTACCCCAGCCTCTCTGCCACAGATATCCAGGTGCTGGCTCTGACCTACCAGCTGGAAGCAGAATTTGTTGGGGTGTCTCATCTAAAGAAAGAACCAGAGAAG gttaaagTGAGCTCTTCAATTCAGCACCCTGAAACTCCTCTGCAcatttctggtttccatctgcccTCCAAG TCTAAAGCCTTACAAGAAACGGTGGATCATGGTCCCCCAGCTGATGGGTCTGAGAACCTGGAATTCAGCTCCTTCATGTTCTGGAGGAACCCTCTGCCTAACATTGACCATGAGCTGCAGCAGCTGCTG ATTgatggaagggaggaggaagaggaagaggaggaggaggaggaggaagaagatgaactTGAAGACAGTGATGACGATGGGGGTGGGTGGATAACCCCCAGCAACATCAAGCAGATCCAGCATGAGTCAGAGCAGTGCGACATCCCAAAGGACGTGCAGGTTGGCTGTGTGACCACAGACTTCGCCATGCAG AATGTTCTACTTCAGATGGGGCTGCACGTGCTGGCAGTGAACGGCATGCTGGTCCGAGAGGCCCGGAGCTACATCTTGCGCTGTCATGGCTGTTTCAA GACAACATCGGACATGAACCGAGTGTTCTGTGGGCATTGTGGGAACAAGACCCTGAAGAAAGTGTCTGTGACTATCAATGATGACGGTACCTTGCACATGCATTTCTCCCGAAACCCGAAAGTTCTGAATCCTCGAGGCCTCCGG TACTCACTACCCACTCCAAAAGGGGGCAAATATGCCGTCAACCCCCACCTGACCGAGGATCAGCGCTTCCCCCAGCTGCGACTCTCCCACAAGGCCAGGCAGAAGACCAACGTGTTTGCCCCCGACTACATAGCTGGGGTTTCTCCCTTCGCAGAGAATGACATCTCCAGCCGCTCAGCCATCCTGCAAGTCCGGGACAGCATGTTGGGTGCTGGGAGGAGACGCTTAAATCCCAATGCTTCCAGAAAGAAGTTTGTAAAGAAAAGGTGA
- the Nob1 gene encoding RNA-binding protein NOB1 isoform X1 has protein sequence MRGLSLAANMAPVEHVVADAGAFLRDAPLQDIGKNIYTIREVVREIRDKATRRRLAVLPYELRFKEPFPEYVRLVTEFSKKTGDYPSLSATDIQVLALTYQLEAEFVGVSHLKKEPEKVKVSSSIQHPETPLHISGFHLPSKSKALQETVDHGPPADGSENLEFSSFMFWRNPLPNIDHELQQLLIDGREEEEEEEEEEEEEDELEDSDDDGGGWITPSNIKQIQHESEQCDIPKDVQVGCVTTDFAMQNVLLQMGLHVLAVNGMLVREARSYILRCHGCFKCVAASLPIPAGQHRT, from the exons ATGCGCGGTCTGTCCTTGGCAGCCAACATGGCGCCTGTGGAGCACGTTGTGGCTGACGCCGGAGCTTTCTTGAGGGATGCGCCTCTACAG GACATCGGAAAAAACATCTACACCATCCGGGAGGTGGTGAGAGAGATTCGCGACAAGGCCACACGCAGGCGGCTGGCAGTGCTGCCCTACGAGCTGCGGTTCAAGGAACCCTTCCCGGAGTACGTGAGGCTAG TAACTGAGTTTTCCAAGAAAACTGGGGACTACCCCAGCCTCTCTGCCACAGATATCCAGGTGCTGGCTCTGACCTACCAGCTGGAAGCAGAATTTGTTGGGGTGTCTCATCTAAAGAAAGAACCAGAGAAG gttaaagTGAGCTCTTCAATTCAGCACCCTGAAACTCCTCTGCAcatttctggtttccatctgcccTCCAAG TCTAAAGCCTTACAAGAAACGGTGGATCATGGTCCCCCAGCTGATGGGTCTGAGAACCTGGAATTCAGCTCCTTCATGTTCTGGAGGAACCCTCTGCCTAACATTGACCATGAGCTGCAGCAGCTGCTG ATTgatggaagggaggaggaagaggaagaggaggaggaggaggaggaagaagatgaactTGAAGACAGTGATGACGATGGGGGTGGGTGGATAACCCCCAGCAACATCAAGCAGATCCAGCATGAGTCAGAGCAGTGCGACATCCCAAAGGACGTGCAGGTTGGCTGTGTGACCACAGACTTCGCCATGCAG AATGTTCTACTTCAGATGGGGCTGCACGTGCTGGCAGTGAACGGCATGCTGGTCCGAGAGGCCCGGAGCTACATCTTGCGCTGTCATGGCTGTTTCAAGTGTGTGGCTGCAAGTCTTCCCATCCCTGCTG GACAACATCGGACATGA
- the Nob1 gene encoding RNA-binding protein NOB1 isoform X2, with product MRGLSLAANMAPVEHVVADAGAFLRDAPLQDIGKNIYTIREVVREIRDKATRRRLAVLPYELRFKEPFPEYVRLVTEFSKKTGDYPSLSATDIQVLALTYQLEAEFVGVSHLKKEPEKVKVSSSIQHPETPLHISGFHLPSKSKALQETVDHGPPADGSENLEFSSFMFWRNPLPNIDHELQQLLIDGREEEEEEEEEEEEEDELEDSDDDGGGWITPSNIKQIQHESEQCDIPKDVQVGCVTTDFAMQDNIGHEPSVLWALWEQDPEESVCDYQ from the exons ATGCGCGGTCTGTCCTTGGCAGCCAACATGGCGCCTGTGGAGCACGTTGTGGCTGACGCCGGAGCTTTCTTGAGGGATGCGCCTCTACAG GACATCGGAAAAAACATCTACACCATCCGGGAGGTGGTGAGAGAGATTCGCGACAAGGCCACACGCAGGCGGCTGGCAGTGCTGCCCTACGAGCTGCGGTTCAAGGAACCCTTCCCGGAGTACGTGAGGCTAG TAACTGAGTTTTCCAAGAAAACTGGGGACTACCCCAGCCTCTCTGCCACAGATATCCAGGTGCTGGCTCTGACCTACCAGCTGGAAGCAGAATTTGTTGGGGTGTCTCATCTAAAGAAAGAACCAGAGAAG gttaaagTGAGCTCTTCAATTCAGCACCCTGAAACTCCTCTGCAcatttctggtttccatctgcccTCCAAG TCTAAAGCCTTACAAGAAACGGTGGATCATGGTCCCCCAGCTGATGGGTCTGAGAACCTGGAATTCAGCTCCTTCATGTTCTGGAGGAACCCTCTGCCTAACATTGACCATGAGCTGCAGCAGCTGCTG ATTgatggaagggaggaggaagaggaagaggaggaggaggaggaggaagaagatgaactTGAAGACAGTGATGACGATGGGGGTGGGTGGATAACCCCCAGCAACATCAAGCAGATCCAGCATGAGTCAGAGCAGTGCGACATCCCAAAGGACGTGCAGGTTGGCTGTGTGACCACAGACTTCGCCATGCAG GACAACATCGGACATGAACCGAGTGTTCTGTGGGCATTGTGGGAACAAGACCCTGAAGAAAGTGTCTGTGACTATCAATGA